The Malus domestica chromosome 17, GDT2T_hap1 genome contains the following window.
AGCCTCTATGATTTCTCAAGTGAGATATCTGAATTGGGAAACTACTTCAAAGAGGGTATGGCATGTACGTCTAGGATTGTCATGAAAGCAATATTGTCCAATTATAAAGATGGGTTTGAGGGAGTTGGATTGATTGCTCATGTTGGAGGGAGTATAGGGGCAGCTGTGGCTGAGATTGTAAATGCACATCCACATATAAGAGGCATCAATTTTGACCTACCAGATGTGGTGGCTAGGGCACCAAGGTATCCTGATGTGACCCAATTGGGAATTGGATCCCCTCCTGAGCAAATGGTGGAGATCCTCATGACCACACAACACGGGCtgttagattttgatcaaacggttacaattattattacTTTTAGAGAGACCCccatgtttgtagccgttggatcaaaatccaacggcctGTGTTGTGTGATCATGAGGATCCCCACCATTTGCTTAGGAGGGGATCCAATTCCACCAATTTGGGGGTGACATGTTTGATGCTATTCCCAATGCTGATGCCATTTTCATGAAGGTAAAATAGATCAATAACAACTGACATGTACCGTAGCATCATCAGCATTCAAATATGTCACAATATATAGGGACACATGCATTATAGATGCGTGCGTGCATGCGAAATATGTTTTCAACTAGACTGTAAATCTTATAAGAATTGTGCTCGATAGTTTGAGCGTATTGTATTAATGTTTATATAGAGATTACAAGTAGAGTTTGAATGAAGAACAAACTCTTCAAAAACAAACTTAAGATAATTTACAGATAATACAATTAACAAATAATCTATTTGAATTCAAAATCATTCAACAGCCAAAGGATTGGACTATTGGAAGTCGGAAGTTGTCCTGTCAACTTTTTCCTGTCAACCTTTTCCCTTAATTCAAGGGGTTGTTATTTATTTTCCCTAAGCCAGACAACTTCCTTAATTCAAGGGTGTCAACTTTTTCCCTTAATTCAAGGGGCTGTTATTTATTTTCCCTAAGCCACCTGTTGTGGCGTAAAGCAAGAGGTTAATCCTCTTATATATTGCTGTACAATTGTAAAAGAACTCATGAGAAAAAATACAATTCAATCCTTGAAAaacaatatggtatcagagcaggaaaaTTAACCTGCGTCTGCTATACTGCTATCTGAGCGTGTTCAACCCTCAAAATGTCTGAAGACAATCCGCTAATATCCGAAGCTGAAAGCTCACTGGTGTCTTCCTCCATGAACGTACATGAGGTAGACGTCAACCCAAATCAAAGATTAAGCTCAGTCGTGTTGAATGAGTTTAATTACTTACCTTGGTCGAGAGCTGTGTCTTTGGCGCTAGGTGGAAGGTCTAAGCTAGGGTTCATAAATGGAAGCATCAAAGTACCTGATGCTTCATCACCAAACTATGAATCCTGGCTTAGCAAGGATTAGCTGGTTATGTCATGGCTCTTGAATTCCATGGAACGTAAATTAGCTGAAATATTCAGCTACTCAGAATCCTCGTACCAGCTATGGGAAGCGGTCAAGGAAATGTATGGCAGCCAAAACAATGTTGCACGGGTCTTCCAATTAAAGAAGGACATCTCCGATCTGCAGCAAGATGGCAAACCGTTTGTGCAACTCCTAGGAAGCATGAAAAGcatgtggaatgagttggaAATCTATCGTTCTCATACAACCGACGTAGCACTGCTACGAAAGAGAGCAGAAGAAGACAAGATATTTCAACTCTTGTCCAGTCTTGATTCAACGTATGAAGACCTTCGATGTCACATACTCATGAACACTGAGCTTCCTTCCTTCACCAGTGTGTGTGGGACGATTCAACGAGAGGAAGTAAGGAGGAAAGTCATGAACATGGGTACAACGACTAGTGTACCTAAGGCTAGGGCATATATAACCAACGAAAAGAGGTACAAAGGAAAGCATCCGAACTTGAAGTGTCAACACTGTAATAATACGGGTCACGTCAAAGACACATGCTGGATTTTACACCCAGAGTTAAAGCCTGAGTTCATGAAGGACAACAAGGGTGTGCAAAGGATGAACCGTACTCCACATCGAGCGAATCATGCGTCTACCTCCACCTCCAATGGGCCAGATCCACTCAAGAACTTCACAGCGAATCCAGCTGAACTCATGAACGAGTTTATGTCGTATCTTCAAAGCAAGAAAGGAGATGCTAGAAGTGATCGTGCTGATAGCATAGAAGAAGGGAACTCGACGGCATTGCTCGGTAAGTTTGCAGGGTTCTTGGCAGACACGAAACCCGTACCCCAAGAGGACATGCAAGGTATCATGAAAGCCTTTAAAACTGCTCTTAAAATAAATATGTTGCATGATTTTTGGGTTGTAGATTCGGGTGCCACAGATCATATGACCAACCATGTGTCTAAGtctcaaaaatttgaaaaatttacaAACCCTTCTCAAGTTTCAATTGCAAATGGTGAGAATGTAAAGGTCTTaggaaaggaaaaaataaaattaatgtcAGACGAAATTGAATCAATGGCTTTATATGTTCCTTCTTTCCCATTTCAACTTCTATATGTGTGAAAGATCACAAATACCTTGAATTGCTTAGCCATTTTTTCTCCTCACAATGTTATCTTTTAGAATTGTGCCACCAAGAAGACGATTGGTGAAGGGTTTTATTTAGATGGTCTCTATTACATATCAAAAAGCAATCCGAGAGGGTTTCAAGCCAAGCTCAACCCCATTCAAGATAATCAATTGTGGCATCAACGTTTAGCTCATCCTTCTTCACTCATTTTGTCAACTCTATTTCCAAACTTAGGAAATGATGCTATTTCATGTGAAACATACCACTTGTCTAAATCCACTCGACTACCTTTTAACTCTTCCTTGTCTAGAACTAGTAAGTGTTTTGAACTAGTTCATTTAGATGTATGGGGACCAACTAGTGAATCATTTGATGGCTATAAgtattttgtgatttttgtgCATGACTTCTCTCGAGTCACATGGTTATATCTCTTAAAGTCTAAGAATGAAGTTATGGAAGTTTTTAAGGACTTTCATAACCTTGTTAAAAACCATTTCTCCTCTCAAATTCAAGCCTTATGGTCTAACAATGGCACCGAATATATGTCCCATATCATGAAACAATATTTGAGCACTCATGGCATCATGCATCAAACAAGTTGTGTTGGaacacctcaacaaaatggtgtatcCGAACGCAAAAACCGTGACCTACTTGAAAAAACAAGAGCACTAATGCTACAAATGAATGTACCAAAGAGATTTTGGTCTCAAGGTGTTATGGCAGCTGCATATATCATCAATAGATTACCCAGCCGAGTCTTGGAATTCAAGTCTCCACTCGAGGTCATGAAAGGAAGGAAAATTGACCTCTCACATCTTAAAGTGTTTGGCTGCATCTGTTTTGTGCATGTTCAATCTCTTCACCGAGATAAATTAGATCCTAGAGCTgccaaatgtatttttcttggttATTCCTCTACACAAAAGGGATATAAGTGTTATAATTCCCAACTAAAGAGATTGATTATGTCCAAAGATGTACGATTTCATGAAACTAACCATTTTTTCAGCAAGTCAAGTGAAATCACAGCCCAAGGGGATGGCATCTTGGATGTGTTCCCACTACCAAGAATTGAACTGGAGGGACCACAACAATGCGAGCTCAGTTATGTCAACGTTGATGCTTCTCCCAATGAAGGGTCTCACTCTGAGGATACACTGCATGACAATTGTGACAATCAAGATGATGCGAACGAGTGTGAAACAACTCTTCCAGCTCCTCGACGCAATCCAATGCGTGTTAGAAAAACTCTCATAAGACTTCAGGATTTTGTCATGTACAAACCCACACATCCCATCTCCAATTGTGTGTCATACAAGAGAATGACACCGGATCATGCTGCATTCCTAAGCACTATATCCAGTTACCAGGAGCCTCAGAATTTCCACGAGGCCAACAGCCAAGAGGTGTGGAAAGAggcaatgcaagaagaacttaAAGCTCTAGATCAACACAATACATAGAGCATCACCAAACTTCTAACAGGCAAGAAAGCAGTGGGTTGCaaatggatttataaacttaAATTCAAGTCAGATGGTTCAATTGAGAGACATAAAGCAAGACTGGTGGCTCGGGGATTCACTCAAACATTTGAGGTGGATTACAAAGAAACGTTTGCACCTgtggccaaaatgaacacagtaAGAGTGCTATTGTCTGTAGCTGTAAACAAAGGATGGTCCATGtaccaaatggacgtgaagaacgCATTCTTGCACGGTGATCTTAAAGAAGAAGTCTATATGAAATTGCCACTAGGGCATCCACAAAGCAATGAACCGAATGTGGTGTGCAGATTGCACAAAGCCATTTATGGCCTAAAGCAGTTCCCACGAGCTTGGTATGCCAAACTGAGCTCAGTTCTCACTAGTGTTGGTTTCAAAAGCAACAACGCCGATTCCTCACTATTTGTTCGCACAGGAGCTGTGGGCACATTGGTTGTGctgatttatgttgatgatctgATAATTACGGGTGATAATACTGACGAGATCTCCACTCTCAAACAGTCTCTCAGACAAAGATTTGCAATTAAAGACCTTGGGATATTGAAGTACTTTCTTGGTATAGAAGTGGCAACCTCACACAAGGGACTGTTTCTTAACCAAAGAAAGTATGTCTTGGATTTGCTCAAGGATGCTAACATGAGCGATGCTAAACCAGCCACCACTCCTCTTGACAGTAAGCAAAAACCTAGCTTGAAGGGCACACCACTCACTGATATCACCCATTATCAGCGATTGGTTGGAAAATTGATCTATCTCACAatcactagacccgacatcacCTATTCTGTAAGTCTTGTGAGCCAATTCATGCACTCCCCGACTCTTGAACATTTGACTCTGGTTAAACAGATCTTACGTTACTTAAAAGGTTCAGTGGGTCGTGGTATCATCATGCGGAAGAATGACAACACTCAAGTTGTAGGGTattgtgatgctgattgggcaggcaaCGCAATCGATCGTAAGTCCACCTCCGGCTACTGTACATTTGTCGGTGGAAACTTGGTCACCTAGAAAAGTAAAAAGCAAACTGTTATCGCCAGATTCAGTACAGAAGCTGAGTACCGTGCAATGGCTTCCACTGCGTGTGAGTTGATCTGGCTCAAGGGTCTTCTGTGTGATTTAGGGTTTCCTGTAACTCTTCCTATGTCCTTATTCTGTGACAATCAGGCAGCCATGCATATAGCATCTAACCCCGTGTTTCACGAGAGAACAAAACACATTGAGGTTGACTGTCATTTCGTTCGGGCACAGGTGCAGTCGCAGGTAATTCAGACACAGTATACACGAAGCTTCGACCAACTGGCCGACATTTTCACCAAGCCATTGGCTTCTCATCAGTTTCAACGGCTTCTGTCCAAGCTTGGATCCATAAACCTTCTGGATCCAGCTTAAGGGGGAGTATTGGAAGTCGGAAGTTGTCCTGTCAACTTTTTCCTGTCAACCTTTTCCCTTAATTCAAAGGGCTGTTATTTATTTTCCCTAAGCCAGACAACTTCCTTAATTCAAGGGTGTCAACTTTTTCCTGTCAACTTTTTCCCTTAATTCAAG
Protein-coding sequences here:
- the LOC139193839 gene encoding uncharacterized protein, whose translation is MSWLLNSMERKLAEIFSYSESSYQLWEAVKEMYGSQNNVARVFQLKKDISDLQQDGKPFVQLLGSMKSMWNELEIYRSHTTDVALLRKRAEEDKIFQLLSSLDSTYEDLRCHILMNTELPSFTSVCGTIQREEVRRKVMNMGTTTSVPKARAYITNEKRYKGKHPNLKCQHCNNTGHVKDTCWILHPELKPEFMKDNKGVQRMNRTPHRANHASTSTSNGPDPLKNFTANPAELMNEFMSYLQSKKGDARSDRADSIEEGNSTALLGKFAGFLADTKPVPQEDMQELCHQEDDW